A genomic region of Pseudodesulfovibrio sp. S3 contains the following coding sequences:
- a CDS encoding AtpZ/AtpI family protein, protein MLFSKDDRWVQITQLGGTAGTMGLHIASATVVGLTIGYFLDDYFGTKPWLLMIFFLFGVIAGFKMVFDDFRKLQRREEARKASSLKQDGE, encoded by the coding sequence ATGCTCTTTTCAAAAGACGATAGGTGGGTGCAAATCACTCAATTGGGGGGCACTGCCGGTACGATGGGGCTACACATCGCTTCCGCCACTGTCGTCGGGCTGACCATCGGGTATTTTCTGGACGATTATTTCGGAACCAAGCCCTGGTTGTTGATGATCTTCTTCTTGTTTGGGGTCATTGCCGGGTTCAAAATGGTGTTCGATGATTTTCGAAAACTCCAGAGGCGAGAAGAAGCAAGAAAAGCAAGTTCTTTGAAACAGGACGGAGAATGA
- the atpE gene encoding ATP synthase F0 subunit C yields the protein MKIAKILFTTLALVLVASVAFASEGGADPVMAAKAYATALGMAIAAGLCGIGQGMGVKSACEGIARNPEAGGQLSTTLILGLAFIESLAIYALVVNLILLFVV from the coding sequence ATGAAAATCGCAAAGATTCTTTTCACCACTCTGGCTCTGGTTCTGGTTGCTTCCGTTGCTTTCGCTTCCGAAGGTGGCGCTGATCCCGTCATGGCAGCCAAGGCATACGCCACCGCTCTGGGCATGGCCATTGCAGCCGGCCTGTGCGGCATCGGCCAGGGCATGGGCGTGAAGAGCGCTTGTGAAGGTATCGCTCGCAACCCCGAAGCCGGTGGCCAGCTGTCCACCACCCTGATCCTCGGCCTGGCCTTCATCGAATCTCTGGCCATTTACGCCCTGGTCGTCAACCTGATCCTGCTCTTCGTCGTCTAG
- a CDS encoding redox-sensing transcriptional repressor Rex gives MKSEHIPKATIGRLAVYIQVLENLLRDGNEVISSERLARACSVNSSQIRKDLAYFGEFGVRGVGYYVQELITSIKQSLGIDRMWKCALIGVGNMGSALLRHHDFEKRGFKICAAFDCDPDKIGLEFEGMEIVCPTHLKEQAPELNLEIGIIATPPDRAQRAANHLVEANIRGIINFAPSRINVPKHIPVEYVDFFDHLYAIAFQITLGND, from the coding sequence ATGAAAAGCGAACACATCCCCAAAGCCACCATCGGCAGACTTGCTGTCTACATTCAGGTTCTTGAGAACCTGCTTCGGGACGGCAACGAGGTCATTTCCTCCGAAAGACTCGCCAGGGCCTGCTCGGTTAATTCTTCGCAAATACGTAAGGATCTTGCTTATTTCGGCGAATTCGGCGTGCGGGGTGTTGGCTATTATGTCCAGGAACTGATCACGTCCATCAAGCAGTCCCTCGGCATCGACCGGATGTGGAAATGTGCGCTCATCGGTGTGGGCAACATGGGCAGCGCGCTGCTCAGGCACCATGACTTCGAGAAGCGCGGGTTCAAGATCTGTGCTGCCTTTGATTGCGATCCGGACAAGATCGGCCTTGAGTTTGAGGGCATGGAGATCGTCTGTCCCACCCACCTCAAGGAACAGGCGCCCGAACTCAACCTTGAAATCGGCATCATTGCCACGCCGCCGGATCGCGCACAGCGGGCCGCCAACCACCTGGTGGAGGCCAACATCCGCGGCATCATCAATTTCGCGCCCTCGCGCATCAATGTGCCCAAACACATCCCCGTAGAATACGTCGATTTCTTCGATCATCTCTACGCCATAGCCTTCCAGATTACATTGGGCAACGACTAG
- a CDS encoding DUF3426 domain-containing protein: MIVTCPNCETRYNLPDEKVPAGGAKVKCSKCAQVFKAEHPPVSPEEEVEALLEKEDLGADTQAGEDFDETFDDMASSAAPTDEASTDEAMEEGLPDTDDLFDESDTDAPDSEETDSQDADDLFADEADTADADDLFADADDDTAADDLFADADDDTGDDDDLDEDGGESGDDVFYDGDADEDEDEDEDESGEDSLSLDPGVEKGNRKSLGCLILLLVLALGLGAAVYFKVWTYAGIDLGGMLKNVPFVGQMFTEDPGGEEAAPGESPAERVRKIELKNVKQYYVTNEKVGNLFVVEGKAVNKFAKPKEQIKVEVTLYDATNNVLTSQAFLCGNVLSQFQLQVQTEKEIKDGLASEIGVLSNNTFIRPGASTPFMAVFFQPPTDVKEFMVKVVDVGDPE, from the coding sequence ATGATCGTCACCTGCCCGAATTGCGAGACCCGCTACAATCTGCCCGACGAAAAAGTTCCGGCCGGCGGAGCCAAGGTCAAGTGTTCCAAGTGCGCGCAAGTGTTCAAGGCCGAACATCCCCCGGTGTCGCCCGAAGAGGAAGTCGAGGCGCTTCTGGAAAAGGAAGACCTCGGCGCTGATACCCAGGCAGGGGAGGATTTCGACGAGACGTTCGATGACATGGCTTCGAGTGCCGCTCCGACTGACGAAGCCTCGACTGATGAGGCCATGGAAGAGGGGCTGCCGGACACGGATGACCTCTTTGACGAGAGCGACACCGATGCGCCTGATTCGGAAGAAACCGATTCTCAGGATGCGGATGATTTGTTCGCGGATGAGGCCGACACTGCCGATGCCGACGACCTGTTCGCCGATGCCGACGATGACACCGCCGCCGACGACCTGTTCGCCGATGCCGATGATGACACCGGAGATGACGACGATCTGGATGAGGATGGCGGCGAATCCGGGGACGATGTATTTTATGACGGCGATGCGGACGAAGACGAGGATGAGGACGAGGATGAAAGCGGAGAAGACAGCCTTTCTCTCGACCCCGGAGTCGAAAAGGGCAACCGAAAATCATTGGGCTGCCTGATCCTCCTGCTCGTGCTGGCATTGGGACTCGGCGCGGCAGTTTATTTCAAGGTCTGGACGTATGCGGGCATCGACCTGGGGGGCATGTTGAAGAATGTGCCGTTCGTCGGTCAGATGTTCACGGAAGACCCCGGCGGCGAGGAGGCTGCCCCGGGCGAATCTCCGGCCGAGCGCGTGCGCAAGATAGAGTTGAAGAACGTCAAACAGTATTATGTGACCAACGAGAAGGTGGGCAATCTGTTCGTGGTCGAGGGCAAGGCGGTCAACAAGTTCGCCAAGCCCAAGGAGCAGATCAAGGTGGAGGTCACGCTCTACGACGCCACCAACAATGTGCTCACATCACAGGCGTTCCTGTGCGGCAACGTTCTCTCCCAGTTCCAGCTCCAGGTACAGACCGAGAAGGAGATCAAGGATGGTCTGGCCTCGGAGATCGGTGTCCTGTCCAACAACACTTTCATCCGGCCCGGTGCGTCCACGCCCTTCATGGCCGTTTTCTTCCAGCCTCCGACCGATGTGAAGGAATTCATGGTCAAGGTGGTGGATGTGGGTGATCCCGAATAA
- a CDS encoding ATP synthase subunit I, which translates to MNQRLERLLIRSGFPKPDVRILIRNQIYVSLGSSLVIMLVTLFSRWSLAYLAGAVIALANFWTFARVTQILVYNQKRGPFLLFVIFMGKMTLSGLALWWLIGVERVPHWGLILGLGTVVVNITATGLNQMGKK; encoded by the coding sequence ATGAACCAAAGGCTTGAACGTTTGCTCATCAGGAGCGGATTCCCCAAGCCGGACGTGCGTATCCTTATCCGCAATCAGATTTATGTGTCGCTGGGGTCCTCTCTAGTGATCATGCTGGTAACACTTTTTTCCCGGTGGTCTTTGGCGTATCTGGCCGGAGCTGTCATAGCTCTCGCCAATTTCTGGACGTTTGCCCGCGTGACTCAGATATTGGTGTACAACCAGAAACGCGGACCATTTTTGCTGTTTGTTATATTTATGGGAAAGATGACTCTGAGCGGGTTGGCCCTCTGGTGGCTTATCGGAGTCGAACGTGTTCCCCATTGGGGGTTGATTCTGGGTCTGGGAACCGTGGTGGTCAACATCACTGCAACCGGCCTGAATCAGATGGGTAAAAAATAG
- the hpt gene encoding hypoxanthine phosphoribosyltransferase — MAHKLTPFITAEQIAERVETLGREISRAYSGRGPLVCICVLKGAFLFFADIIRKIDNEIEVDFVRLASYGTATSRSEDIVFSKDLEIPIEGKDVLVIEDIVDTGHSMDFLLHVLRRRNPKSLKICALIDKHERRELDVHVDFAGFKLSDGFIVGYGLDYSERYRELGGIFELSTDSES, encoded by the coding sequence ATGGCACACAAACTGACACCGTTCATTACCGCCGAGCAGATCGCGGAGCGCGTGGAAACCCTGGGGCGCGAGATTTCCCGGGCCTACAGCGGTCGCGGTCCTCTGGTCTGCATATGCGTGCTCAAGGGCGCGTTCTTGTTCTTTGCCGATATCATTCGCAAAATCGACAACGAGATCGAGGTTGATTTCGTTCGGCTGGCCAGTTACGGCACGGCCACGTCCCGGTCCGAGGACATTGTTTTTTCGAAGGATCTCGAGATTCCCATCGAAGGCAAGGATGTCCTGGTCATCGAGGATATCGTGGATACGGGGCACTCCATGGACTTTCTGCTGCACGTTTTGCGGCGGCGAAATCCGAAGAGTTTGAAAATTTGTGCACTTATTGATAAGCATGAACGACGTGAACTGGATGTGCATGTGGATTTCGCCGGTTTCAAGTTGAGCGACGGGTTCATCGTCGGATACGGCCTGGACTACTCCGAGCGGTACAGGGAACTGGGCGGGATTTTCGAACTGTCCACGGATTCAGAAAGTTAA
- the atpB gene encoding F0F1 ATP synthase subunit A, producing the protein MGFSGGLPHPLLYMDMLKSIGHWGASVEHMLGVDSINHVLYMWLVMAIILSLGLLVRTRLQLVPGGLQNVFETIVGGLEDFVVANLGEEGRQFIPLLVTIFMFILGMNWIGLIPGCDAPTANINTPAAMAVIVFCFYQLVGIKKWGFGYIKHFMGPVSFLAPLMLILEPISHIARPLSLTLRLFGNIRGEEIVLILMFFLAPIIGSLPMYFLFILAKTIQAFIFFMLTMLYLQGSIEHAH; encoded by the coding sequence ATGGGTTTTTCAGGCGGATTGCCGCATCCTCTCTTGTACATGGACATGCTGAAAAGCATCGGTCATTGGGGCGCCAGCGTTGAACATATGCTGGGCGTCGACAGCATCAACCACGTTCTCTACATGTGGTTGGTCATGGCCATCATTCTTTCTCTCGGGCTGCTTGTTCGGACCCGGTTGCAGCTGGTTCCCGGCGGTCTCCAAAACGTTTTTGAAACCATTGTCGGCGGACTCGAAGACTTCGTGGTTGCCAACCTTGGTGAAGAGGGCCGTCAGTTCATTCCGCTGCTGGTCACCATCTTCATGTTCATCCTGGGCATGAACTGGATCGGTCTCATCCCCGGATGTGATGCTCCCACCGCAAACATCAACACGCCTGCCGCCATGGCGGTCATCGTGTTCTGTTTCTACCAGCTTGTGGGCATCAAGAAATGGGGCTTCGGCTACATCAAGCATTTCATGGGTCCGGTCAGCTTTCTGGCCCCGCTCATGCTCATTCTGGAGCCTATTTCCCACATCGCCCGTCCGCTCAGCCTGACGCTTCGTCTCTTCGGCAACATCCGCGGTGAGGAAATCGTTCTGATCCTTATGTTCTTCCTTGCTCCCATCATCGGTTCTTTGCCCATGTACTTCCTGTTCATTCTGGCAAAGACCATTCAGGCATTCATCTTCTTCATGTTGACGATGCTCTACCTGCAGGGTTCTATCGAGCACGCTCACTAG